The following coding sequences are from one Triticum aestivum cultivar Chinese Spring chromosome 5A, IWGSC CS RefSeq v2.1, whole genome shotgun sequence window:
- the LOC123104396 gene encoding transcription factor RF2a, translating to MNKDRSRISADGGGGDGLPPQPSRRSATPPPEYDISRMPDFPTRNPGHRRAHSEILSLPDDLDLCAPGGGDGPSLSDENDEELFSMFLDVDKLNSSCGPSSDQAESSSAAAAGGGEAARAGHVMRPKHQHSQSMDESMSIKAEDLVGAPGMEGMSTVEAKKAVSAAKLAELALVDPKRAKRIWANRQSAARSKERKMRYIGELERKVQTLQTEATTLSAQLSLLQRDTSGLTSENGELKIRLQNMEQQVHLQDALNDTLKTEVQRLKVATGQTGNGGGMLMNYGGMSQAPHQFGSNQQMFHNNQSMQSLLATHQLQQLQLHPQPQQQQQPMRPQHHHHHHQQPLHLLQAQQFQQAARDLKMKGPMWGDGKSSGSGGI from the exons ATGAACAAGGACAGGTCCCGGATctcggcggacggcggcggcggcgacggcctgCCGCCGCAGCCGTCGCGCCGCTCGGCGACTCCCCCGCCGGAGTACGACATCAGCCGCATGCCGGACTTCCCCACCAGGAACCCTGGCCACCGGCGCGCGCACTCCGAGATCCTCAGCCTCCCGGACGACCTCGACCTCTGCGCGcccgggggcggcgacgggccctCGCTGTCGGACGAGAACGACGAGGAGCTATTCTCCATGTTCCTCGACGTGGACAAGCTCAACTCGTCGTGCGGGCCGTCGTCCGACCAGGCGGAGTCGTCGTCAGCCGCTGCTGCCGGCGGGGGCGAGGCGGCCAGGGCGGGCCACGTGATGAGGCCGAAGCACCAGCACAGCCAGTCCATGGACGAGTCGATGTCgatcaaggccgaggacctggtgGGGGCGCCGGGGATGGAGGGGATGTCCACTGTGGAGGCCAAGAAGGCGGTGTCCGCCGCGAAGCTGGCCGAGCTTGCTCTTGTCGACCCCAAGAGGGCAAAAAG GATTTGGGCTAATAGACAATCCGCAGCAAGATCGAAGGAAAGGAAAATGCGCTATATTGGTGAACTTGAGCGCAAGGTGCAAACCCTGCAGACAGAAGCAACAACATTGTCAGCCCAGTTGTCATTGCTACAG AGAGATACCAGTGGGCTAACAAGTGAGAATGGTGAATTGAAGATACGTCTGCAGAACATGGAGCAGCAAGTCCACCTACAAGATG CTCTAAATGACACCCTGAAAACGGAGGTTCAGCGGCTGAAGGTGGCAACAGGCCAGACGGGCAACGGTGGGGGGATGCTGATGAACTATGGCGGCATGTCACAGGCGCCACACCAATTCGGAAGCAACCAGCAGATGTTCCACAACAACCAGTCCATGCAGTCTCTGCTAGCGACACACCAGCTGCAAcagctccagctccatccacagccccagcagcagcagcagccgatgCGCCctcagcaccaccaccaccaccaccagcagccaCTGCACCTGCTGCAGGCACAGCAGTTCCAGCAGGCAGCGCGCGACCTCAAGATGAAAGGGCCGATGTGGGGTGACGGGAAGTCGTCGGGAAGCGGCGGCATCTGA
- the LOC123104397 gene encoding histone H4 gives MSGRGKGGKGLGKGGAKRHRKVLRDNIQGITKPAIRRLARRGGVKRISGLIYEETRGVLKIFLENVIRDAVTYTEHARRKTVTAMDVVYALKRQGRTLYGFGG, from the coding sequence ATGTCCGGGAGGGGCAAGGGCGGCAAGGGGCTGGGGAAGGGCGGCGCCAAGCGCCACCGGAAGGTCCTCCGCGACAACATCCAGGGGATCACGAAGCCGGCGATCCGGCGgctggcgcggcggggcggcgtgaagcgcatctcggggctcatctacgaggagacccgcggcgtgctcaagatcttcctcgagaacgTCATCCGCGACGCCGTCACCTACACCGAGCACGCCCGCCGCAAGACCGTCACCGCCATGGACGTCGTCTACGCGCTCAAGCGCCAGGGCCGAACCCTCTACGGCTTCGGCGGCTAG
- the LOC123107413 gene encoding uncharacterized protein: protein MSTSAASSSSSPPLTPPSPLPVSVGPGRRPYAFTPSPSASPPFSSRDFDASPLPSPSRSPLLAQRAVRSEPRLLHYSAFSMDAAASARREQPPRRRFDLGAWCFEWVLMLVRCCCCSWRPASTQQLC from the exons ATGAGCACCagcgcggcctcctcctcctcctctccgccgctgACGCCGCCGTCCCCGCTGCCGGTCAGCGTCGGCCCGGGACGCCGGCCGTACGCATTCACGCCGTCCCCGTCCGCGTCGCCGCCCTTCTCTTCGCGTGACTTCGACGCCTCGCCGTTGCCGTCGCCGTCGCGGTCGCCGCTGCTAGCGCAGCGGGCGGTGCGGTCCGAGCCGCGGCTGCTGCATTACTCCGCCTTCTCCATGGACGCCGCCGCGTCCGCTCGTCGGGAGCAGCCGCCGAGAAGACGATTTGATCTCGGCGCATGGTG TTTTGAGTGGGTGCTGATGCTggtgcgctgctgctgctgctcctggaGGCCGGCGTCCACGCAGCAGCTCTGCTAG